One window of Methanomassiliicoccales archaeon genomic DNA carries:
- a CDS encoding CinA family protein, with amino-acid sequence MIAEKVGELLRAKSITLAVAESFTGGLVSNMITDAPGSSEYFLVGLVTYSNDSKKSLLGVKESTMIEYGTVSEEVAREMAIGVKEIAGADMGLSTTGIAGPSGGTEEKPVGLTYIGLSYRSEMFVEKMILPGSREEIKRAAAIHALDKILQVIECDE; translated from the coding sequence ATGATCGCAGAGAAGGTTGGGGAACTGCTAAGGGCTAAGAGCATCACCCTTGCGGTGGCAGAATCATTCACCGGCGGACTTGTTTCGAATATGATCACCGATGCACCGGGCTCCTCCGAGTACTTTCTTGTTGGCCTTGTGACTTACAGCAACGATTCAAAGAAATCCCTTCTGGGTGTGAAAGAATCGACCATGATCGAGTACGGCACGGTGAGCGAGGAGGTCGCCAGGGAGATGGCAATCGGAGTGAAGGAGATCGCGGGTGCTGATATGGGGCTCTCCACCACGGGCATCGCAGGACCTTCCGGAGGCACGGAGGAAAAGCCAGTTGGCTTGACTTATATCGGATTGTCCTATCGGAGTGAGATGTTCGTAGAGAAAATGATCCTTCCTGGAAGTCGGGAGGAGATTAAGAGGGCAGCGGCAATTCATGCGCTGGACAAAATCTTACAAGTCATTGAATGTGACGAATGA
- a CDS encoding KaiC domain-containing protein, protein MERVKTGISGLDEMLGGGFPKSHNIVVMGSFGTGKTTFGLQFLFQGIKEGDKGIFITLEEDEESIIMDGQSFGWDLRPAVEGEQLVIVKLEPTDALSTISRIKSDLPKFIKSFGASRIVIDSISLLNMLFETEHEKRANLFALTQMIKETNATCLMTAEVNDKNPNASRDGLVEYTADGVVVLQYEEPEDKGEILLTLRVVKMRRTDHSRRIRPYSIGDGGILVHTGAEVF, encoded by the coding sequence GTGGAGAGGGTAAAGACTGGAATATCTGGACTCGATGAGATGCTGGGGGGAGGTTTCCCCAAATCACACAATATTGTGGTGATGGGATCGTTCGGTACGGGAAAGACCACCTTCGGGTTGCAGTTCCTGTTCCAGGGAATCAAGGAGGGTGACAAGGGCATATTCATCACCCTCGAGGAGGACGAAGAATCCATCATCATGGATGGCCAGTCATTCGGCTGGGATCTTAGACCGGCCGTCGAGGGGGAACAGCTGGTAATAGTCAAGCTGGAACCTACGGATGCCCTATCCACGATATCAAGAATCAAGAGTGATCTTCCCAAGTTCATCAAGTCCTTCGGTGCTTCCAGGATTGTCATCGATTCCATCTCGCTACTCAACATGCTTTTCGAGACCGAGCACGAGAAACGCGCCAATCTCTTTGCCCTCACCCAGATGATAAAGGAGACGAACGCGACTTGTCTGATGACCGCTGAGGTGAACGACAAGAACCCCAATGCCTCCAGGGACGGTTTGGTCGAATACACCGCGGACGGTGTGGTGGTGCTCCAGTATGAGGAACCTGAGGACAAGGGGGAGATACTCCTGACCCTCAGGGTAGTCAAGATGCGACGCACCGACCACTCTCGCAGGATACGGCCCTATTCTATCGGTGATGGGGGAATACTCGTTCACACTGGGGCTGAGGTCTTCTGA
- a CDS encoding META domain-containing protein has product MNSNKSSLPVIDRIWSLEEMVLGKRTLKAEKGLFTLFLEVDGNARMRVDCNRAHGSYRLRKDSLSFGPLAATRAYCGGESLHDHFLQLIEATHSYQIQGDRLTLISLDGMLIFSPLG; this is encoded by the coding sequence ATGAATTCGAATAAGAGCAGCCTCCCAGTGATCGATCGCATCTGGAGCCTGGAGGAGATGGTTCTGGGGAAAAGGACCTTGAAAGCCGAAAAAGGACTGTTCACGCTCTTTCTAGAGGTCGATGGCAATGCCAGGATGAGAGTGGACTGCAACCGAGCCCATGGTTCCTATAGGTTGAGAAAAGACTCACTCTCTTTTGGACCGTTGGCAGCGACCAGGGCCTATTGCGGTGGTGAATCCCTTCACGATCATTTCCTTCAGCTCATAGAGGCGACACATTCATACCAGATACAAGGCGACAGGCTTACCCTGATCTCACTTGATGGCATGCTCATCTTCTCCCCTCTGGGATGA
- a CDS encoding bifunctional metallophosphatase/5'-nucleotidase, translating into MTDKKLTIFQMNDSHAYIEEHNEFFWHGDKAEYHTVGGFSRIGHLIKEAKDERPDSVLALDCGDTIHGTYPAVTTQGEAVVPILNAMEFDAMTAHWEFAYGPKQLKKLSQKLDFPVLGINCYDRKTRRPFLDPYIVKEMDGLNVAIVGLASNIVDKTMPSSFSEGLRFTLGRFELPSIIGRLRKESKADLVILISHLGFPQDMMIAEEVVGIDVLLSGHTHNRLSHPVKVKDTIIIQSGCHGSFLGRLDVNIERGRIRSYDHSLITITPDIPQDEQVEGLVQDAVGPCKDLISEEVGHCTTTLNRNTVLEATMDNLLLQAIREAAGTQLAFSNGWRYGSPVPPGKITLNDLWNIVPTNPSVSTVDLSGKDIWDLMEDSLDRTFARNPFDQQGGYVKRCIGLNIYFKVENPRGHRIQDIFVEGEHMDLNRSYSAAFMTTQGIPLGYGMRRIDLGVSAIDALKGYLSSRDAVSAELTGTVVAV; encoded by the coding sequence ATGACGGACAAGAAACTGACCATATTCCAAATGAATGATAGCCATGCCTATATCGAAGAGCACAATGAATTCTTCTGGCACGGCGACAAGGCGGAATATCACACCGTAGGAGGATTCTCCCGCATAGGTCATTTGATCAAGGAGGCCAAGGACGAGCGACCAGATTCCGTGCTCGCGTTGGACTGCGGCGATACCATTCATGGGACCTATCCCGCGGTCACGACCCAGGGGGAGGCGGTCGTACCGATTCTAAACGCAATGGAGTTCGATGCCATGACCGCCCACTGGGAGTTCGCCTATGGTCCCAAACAGCTCAAGAAATTATCCCAGAAACTGGATTTTCCTGTCCTGGGCATAAACTGCTACGACAGGAAGACTCGCCGACCATTCTTGGATCCGTATATCGTCAAGGAGATGGACGGACTCAATGTAGCAATCGTGGGACTGGCATCCAACATTGTGGACAAGACCATGCCCTCCTCGTTCAGCGAGGGACTGAGGTTCACCCTGGGGAGGTTCGAGCTTCCCAGCATAATAGGCAGGCTTCGTAAGGAAAGCAAGGCGGACCTTGTGATCCTCATCTCACACCTGGGCTTCCCTCAGGACATGATGATCGCGGAAGAGGTGGTGGGCATCGATGTGTTGTTGAGCGGCCATACTCACAACAGGCTCAGTCATCCAGTGAAAGTCAAAGATACCATCATCATCCAATCGGGGTGCCATGGTTCATTCCTGGGAAGATTGGATGTGAATATCGAAAGGGGCAGGATAAGGAGTTACGATCATAGCCTTATAACTATAACTCCTGACATCCCGCAGGATGAGCAGGTAGAAGGGTTGGTCCAGGATGCAGTAGGCCCATGCAAGGACCTCATATCGGAGGAGGTCGGACATTGCACCACTACCTTGAACCGCAACACCGTTCTGGAGGCGACCATGGACAACCTTCTCCTGCAGGCGATCCGCGAGGCAGCTGGAACGCAGCTAGCGTTCTCCAACGGATGGCGTTACGGATCCCCGGTCCCTCCCGGTAAGATCACTCTCAACGATCTGTGGAACATTGTTCCCACTAACCCCTCAGTTTCCACGGTCGACCTATCCGGAAAGGATATCTGGGACTTGATGGAGGATAGCCTGGATAGAACCTTTGCCCGGAACCCATTCGACCAGCAAGGTGGCTACGTTAAAAGATGTATAGGCCTCAACATCTACTTCAAGGTCGAGAATCCCAGGGGTCACCGCATCCAGGATATTTTCGTGGAGGGCGAACACATGGACCTCAATCGCTCATATTCGGCCGCATTCATGACCACCCAGGGAATCCCACTTGGTTACGGAATGCGGAGGATCGACCTGGGAGTGAGCGCTATAGACGCTCTGAAGGGCTACCTTTCGTCCAGGGATGCGGTCTCCGCTGAACTCACCGGGACTGTTGTGGCCGTCTAA
- the lonB gene encoding ATP-dependent protease LonB produces the protein MANIEDWIPTQDFQTTADIKIPDKLADQVIGQDSAVEVIKKAAEQKRHVMLIGDPGTGKSMLANSMTEFLPREELQDVIAYHNSEDPNEPKVRVVPAGKGREIVNAQKREAMQRKQQKASMMTAILFMIVALTVVLYIQSGMNDPTIILMGIVAAAIIFFAMRYSGNRSENFMVPKLLVAHEDGDIPPFIDATGAHAGSLLGDVKHDPFQSGGLETPAHERLEVGAIHKANKGVLFIDEINMLRMESQQSLLTALQEHKFSITGQSERSSGAMVKSEAVPCDFVLVCAGNLDAIRGMHPALRSRIRGYGYEVYMKSTMPDTHENRTKLIRFVAQEVAKDKKIPHFDRTAVSEILKEAQRRAGRRGTLTLRLRELGGLVRVAGDIAREEHCSMVNAEHVLKAKLIAKSLEQQIADRYIEMRKLYRTFSIDGEAVGSVNGLAALNADSSMSEYSGIVLPIVAEVTPAQTKSGGRIIATGQLGDIAKEAVQNVSALIKKYTGEDISNHDVHVQFVGTYEGVEGDSASISVATAVISAFEDVPVDQTVAMTGSLSVRGVVLPVGGVTAKIEAAAETGLKKVLIPKDNLKDVVLEDRYRDVIEVIPVENLNEVLRYALVSGKKKEGLMNKLTKLVELGPGPASRMPTA, from the coding sequence CTGGCAAATATCGAGGATTGGATTCCAACTCAAGATTTTCAGACCACTGCGGATATCAAGATTCCCGACAAGCTGGCTGACCAGGTTATCGGTCAGGATTCTGCCGTTGAGGTGATCAAGAAAGCGGCAGAGCAGAAGCGTCATGTCATGCTCATCGGCGACCCGGGCACTGGGAAGTCGATGCTCGCAAATTCAATGACGGAGTTCCTCCCCAGGGAGGAGTTACAGGATGTAATTGCCTATCACAACTCGGAGGATCCCAACGAGCCTAAGGTTAGGGTCGTTCCTGCTGGAAAAGGCAGGGAGATCGTAAATGCCCAGAAGAGAGAGGCCATGCAGCGAAAGCAGCAGAAAGCCTCCATGATGACGGCAATATTGTTCATGATCGTGGCCCTCACCGTGGTTCTATACATCCAATCTGGGATGAACGATCCTACCATAATCCTCATGGGCATCGTCGCTGCGGCCATCATCTTCTTCGCAATGAGATACTCAGGCAATAGATCTGAGAACTTCATGGTCCCGAAGCTGCTAGTAGCGCACGAAGACGGTGATATTCCTCCATTTATTGATGCGACCGGCGCTCACGCCGGTTCGCTGCTGGGAGATGTGAAACACGACCCATTCCAAAGCGGGGGTCTGGAGACACCAGCCCACGAGCGGTTGGAGGTCGGAGCCATTCACAAGGCCAACAAGGGCGTGCTGTTCATAGATGAGATCAACATGCTTCGCATGGAGAGCCAGCAGTCACTGCTTACCGCTCTTCAGGAGCACAAGTTCTCCATCACTGGACAGAGTGAGCGATCATCGGGCGCCATGGTGAAGAGCGAGGCCGTTCCCTGCGATTTCGTGCTGGTTTGCGCTGGAAACCTCGACGCTATCAGGGGAATGCACCCCGCCCTGCGTTCAAGGATTCGCGGTTACGGCTACGAGGTGTACATGAAGTCCACCATGCCCGATACCCACGAGAACAGGACCAAGCTCATACGATTCGTCGCACAGGAAGTCGCAAAGGACAAGAAGATCCCGCACTTCGACCGCACCGCGGTGAGTGAGATCCTGAAGGAGGCTCAGCGCCGCGCTGGTCGCAGGGGAACGCTGACCCTCAGACTGAGGGAGCTCGGGGGTCTGGTTCGCGTTGCAGGAGACATAGCCAGGGAAGAGCATTGCTCCATGGTGAATGCCGAGCATGTGCTAAAGGCGAAGTTGATAGCCAAGTCCCTGGAGCAGCAGATCGCGGACCGCTACATCGAGATGCGCAAGCTCTACCGCACATTCTCCATCGATGGTGAGGCAGTGGGCTCCGTGAACGGATTGGCCGCGCTTAACGCAGACAGCAGCATGTCTGAGTATTCGGGTATCGTCCTGCCCATAGTCGCTGAGGTGACGCCCGCTCAGACAAAGAGCGGCGGCAGGATCATAGCTACGGGCCAGCTCGGCGACATCGCTAAGGAGGCGGTCCAGAACGTATCCGCTCTGATCAAGAAATACACGGGTGAGGACATTAGCAACCACGATGTTCATGTCCAGTTCGTGGGCACCTACGAGGGAGTGGAGGGAGATTCCGCTTCCATATCGGTAGCGACGGCCGTTATCTCTGCTTTCGAGGACGTCCCAGTGGATCAGACAGTGGCCATGACCGGCTCGCTGAGCGTGAGGGGAGTGGTGCTGCCCGTGGGCGGAGTTACCGCAAAGATAGAAGCGGCGGCGGAGACCGGACTGAAGAAGGTTCTCATTCCCAAGGACAACCTCAAGGATGTTGTGCTTGAAGACCGCTATCGCGACGTGATCGAGGTCATTCCGGTAGAGAATCTCAACGAGGTCCTTAGATACGCCCTGGTGAGCGGCAAGAAGAAAGAAGGCCTCATGAACAAGCTCACCAAGCTGGTAGAGCTTGGACCGGGTCCTGCATCACGCATGCCTACCGCATGA
- a CDS encoding DMT family transporter, whose translation MSENRYSPIAVTAVLLAVLMWASSFALIKMGLDYLPPIGFAAIRFGIGAVIMVVVLFLRQSPRESLREFRNDWKVLTFIGIIGLALPNALLNVGLQFTTASLSSIIQAAGPVFTLIFAVLLLGEGLGPDKILGSIVAIIGTFLLIAQDGIDFSNSTFVGNLVVVLSSICYSLSGVATKVALRKHNPVEIVGWMLIIGSILLLLMATLEPGASYQFDTQIVIVILFLAVFPGCLAFILYNWVLKTKEVSQLAFFIYLIPVFAIIISYLIIEEILPLQTFLLGGVVILGVAIAQYRLVSRLRGAPHEA comes from the coding sequence GTGTCCGAAAATCGGTACTCGCCAATTGCCGTGACCGCGGTCCTGCTGGCGGTTTTGATGTGGGCTTCATCGTTCGCATTGATCAAGATGGGGTTGGATTATCTCCCCCCCATCGGTTTCGCTGCCATAAGATTCGGGATCGGGGCCGTCATCATGGTGGTCGTACTGTTCTTACGCCAATCACCTCGAGAGTCACTGAGGGAGTTCCGGAATGACTGGAAGGTCCTCACTTTCATCGGAATTATAGGACTGGCGCTCCCCAATGCCCTTCTTAATGTGGGTCTGCAGTTCACCACAGCCTCACTCTCCTCTATCATTCAGGCCGCGGGACCGGTGTTCACCCTCATCTTCGCGGTCCTACTCTTAGGTGAAGGGCTTGGCCCGGACAAGATCCTGGGCAGCATCGTAGCGATCATAGGGACCTTCCTACTCATCGCCCAGGACGGCATAGATTTTTCGAATTCCACCTTCGTGGGGAATCTCGTGGTCGTGCTCTCATCAATATGCTACTCCCTATCGGGAGTGGCGACGAAGGTGGCACTGAGAAAGCACAACCCAGTTGAGATTGTGGGTTGGATGTTGATAATCGGGTCCATTCTATTGCTACTTATGGCAACTCTTGAACCCGGAGCCTCGTACCAGTTCGATACTCAGATCGTGATCGTTATACTGTTCCTTGCCGTATTCCCTGGATGCCTTGCTTTCATCCTCTACAATTGGGTCCTGAAGACAAAAGAGGTATCTCAGCTGGCTTTCTTCATATACTTGATTCCAGTGTTCGCCATCATCATCTCCTACCTCATCATAGAGGAGATCCTTCCTCTCCAGACTTTCCTGCTTGGCGGGGTTGTGATCCTGGGGGTGGCGATCGCTCAATATCGATTGGTAAGCCGTTTACGAGGTGCCCCTCATGAGGCTTGA
- a CDS encoding recombinase RecA: MGAPIKRIPTGVADFDSIINGGFPAGSVVLLLGELGAGQVEFSLTSAAKLALVKDHPESMDYFLGRSLKNRKLPEKLCYVTFARSEEDILQEISISFNDEFYEAFKNNVIFKDFSASYFKHTLVPSSWTGEMSLFGTKAEDNVLEGLVEFLDENAPESLIIIDSITDLVVNAKIEINDLISVLRGMQRMAKRWGGVIYLILAVDILEKKLQKMIMDSVDGSLVFEWSKFQQSSKRQRYLYVEKFMSILPHLDKERIARFATVVTSQSGLVVIDTERIG; this comes from the coding sequence ATGGGTGCGCCAATCAAGAGAATCCCCACTGGGGTAGCTGATTTTGATTCCATAATCAACGGAGGATTTCCTGCCGGCTCGGTAGTGCTCCTACTTGGAGAACTGGGAGCTGGGCAGGTCGAGTTCTCGCTTACTTCCGCTGCAAAGCTGGCCCTGGTGAAGGACCACCCAGAATCCATGGACTATTTCCTGGGTAGGAGTCTGAAAAACCGGAAGCTGCCTGAGAAGCTCTGCTATGTGACCTTTGCCCGGTCCGAGGAGGACATCCTTCAGGAGATATCAATCTCCTTCAACGATGAGTTCTACGAGGCTTTCAAGAATAATGTGATCTTCAAGGACTTCTCCGCCAGCTATTTCAAGCACACACTGGTGCCAAGCAGCTGGACTGGGGAAATGTCCCTCTTCGGTACAAAGGCCGAGGACAATGTGCTGGAGGGACTGGTAGAATTCCTGGATGAGAACGCCCCGGAGAGCCTGATCATCATCGATTCGATCACTGATCTTGTAGTCAATGCCAAGATAGAGATCAATGACCTGATCTCCGTTCTTCGAGGCATGCAGCGCATGGCCAAGAGGTGGGGCGGGGTTATCTATCTCATTCTCGCAGTTGATATACTGGAGAAGAAGCTGCAGAAGATGATCATGGACTCGGTGGACGGTTCCCTAGTGTTTGAGTGGAGCAAGTTCCAGCAATCCTCGAAGAGGCAGCGCTACCTGTATGTGGAGAAGTTCATGAGCATTCTGCCCCATCTCGACAAAGAGAGGATAGCTAGGTTCGCGACTGTGGTCACCTCACAGAGTGGCCTGGTGGTCATCGACACAGAGAGGATAGGGTGA
- a CDS encoding nicotinamide-nucleotide adenylyltransferase, whose amino-acid sequence MNTDDFVGLIIGRFQPFHKGHFEVIKTIANDCDAIVIGIGSAELSHTVDNPFTAGERHLMISRALKEEGLNEFYIVPIVDIHRYAVWVSHVEALVPPFNAIYSNNPLTRRLFREAGYEVRNSPLYNREIYSGTEIRRRIIEGGNWEDLVPKSVAEVIMEIDGESRVKDLKDGLF is encoded by the coding sequence ATGAATACCGATGATTTCGTTGGTCTGATAATAGGCCGGTTCCAGCCATTCCACAAGGGTCACTTTGAGGTCATTAAGACCATTGCCAATGACTGCGATGCCATTGTGATCGGAATCGGAAGTGCGGAACTCTCCCACACAGTTGACAACCCCTTCACAGCTGGGGAGAGGCATCTCATGATCTCTCGGGCACTCAAGGAAGAGGGATTGAACGAATTCTACATCGTTCCCATAGTGGACATTCACCGCTACGCTGTCTGGGTATCACATGTCGAAGCCCTAGTACCTCCCTTCAATGCAATCTACTCCAACAATCCCCTCACACGACGACTGTTCAGGGAGGCAGGATATGAGGTGCGAAACTCACCTCTCTATAATCGAGAGATTTACTCAGGCACCGAGATCCGCAGGAGGATCATTGAGGGAGGGAATTGGGAGGACCTTGTCCCGAAGAGCGTGGCAGAGGTCATCATGGAGATAGATGGGGAGAGCAGGGTCAAGGACCTGAAGGATGGCCTATTCTAG